One Spiroplasma endosymbiont of Dioctria linearis DNA segment encodes these proteins:
- a CDS encoding YebC/PmpR family DNA-binding transcriptional regulator, which yields MGRAHEVRKASMEKTAAMKSAIYGRASKEIYMAAKAGSKDPDSNLALRSAIDKAKSKQVPADVIQRAIKKAEGGDADNYTSNRYEGYGPGNSMIIVDSLTNNVNRAIAEIRDAFNKNGGKIANSGAVSHSFQAVSIFAFDQKNVEQTLELLMETDCEVNDVVEEENMTVIYAPFNSFNQVKKTLDSAGINNYNIAETTMLADEMITITDGAIKINFEKLIEKLNQLEDVQDIYHNVEN from the coding sequence ATGGGAAGAGCACATGAAGTTAGAAAAGCAAGTATGGAAAAAACAGCTGCTATGAAATCAGCAATTTATGGTAGAGCTTCAAAAGAAATTTATATGGCTGCAAAAGCTGGCAGCAAAGATCCAGATTCAAATTTAGCACTTAGAAGCGCTATTGATAAAGCAAAGTCAAAACAAGTTCCAGCTGATGTAATTCAAAGAGCAATTAAAAAGGCTGAAGGTGGAGATGCAGATAATTATACTTCAAATAGATATGAGGGTTATGGCCCAGGAAACTCGATGATAATTGTTGATTCACTAACAAATAATGTTAATAGAGCTATTGCTGAAATAAGAGATGCGTTTAATAAAAATGGTGGTAAGATTGCCAACAGTGGAGCTGTATCTCACTCATTTCAAGCGGTAAGCATTTTTGCATTTGATCAGAAAAATGTTGAACAAACATTAGAATTATTAATGGAAACAGATTGTGAAGTAAATGATGTTGTAGAAGAAGAAAATATGACAGTAATTTATGCACCTTTTAATTCATTTAATCAAGTTAAAAAAACTTTAGATTCTGCTGGTATTAATAATTATAATATTGCAGAAACTACAATGTTAGCAGATGAAATGATTACAATAACAGATGGTGCAATAAAAATTAATTTTGAAAAATTAATTGAAAAATTAAATCAGTTAGAAGATGTTCAAGATATTTATCATAATGTTGAGAATTAA